The stretch of DNA ACAGGAAGTGAAGAGGACCGTGCTTAGAAGACAGGAAGTGAAGAGGACCGTGCTTAGAAGACAGGACAAAGAATAAACATGGGTAATGTAGTTGACAAAACCCCAATGAAAAGAAACACACAAGCAAAGTAGGTGTTATAAAACAGCATTTAATTCCTGCTACCTCACACCCACAGTGACCTGTAACACTTTACTTTAACACATGGAGGAGCAAAAGGTTGTTATCATCAGTCATTGGTAAGCATGGTTTTCAAGCAAGCAAAATATAGAAAAGTGAAAGCGACACACGCGTCACTTTCTCCAAAGATACATATCAACTGGAAAGTTATATTCctttacaacaaaaaaacatacacAACCTTAATAAAATAATcgtaataataaaatatataacgAACACATCACCACTAAGTAGATGGTTTGTTTACTCCTATACACATCACCACTAAGTAGACGGTTTGTTTACTCCTATACACATCACCACTAAGTAGATGGTTTGTTTACTCCTATACACATCACCACTAAGTAGACGGTTTGTTTACTCCTATACACATCACCACTAAGTAGATGGTTTGTTTACTCCTATACACATCACCACTAAGTAGATGGTTTGTTTACTCCTATACACATCACCACTAAGTAGATGGTTTGTTTACTCCTATACACATCACCACTAAGTAGACGGTTTGTTTACTCCTATACACATCAGTACAAGTTATTCTCTGCACTCAGGAACTGCACATCCCACACCAGAGAAGAGTTATGATACAATAcagagagtaacctacagtagcatgggagagtaatgtactgtagcatgggagagtaacctactgtagcatgggagagtaacctactgtagcatgggagagtaacctacagtatcatgggagagtaacctacagtagtaTGGAAGAGTAACGTACAGtatcatgggagagtaacctactgtagcatgggagagtaacctacagtagcatgggagagtaacccacagtagcatgggagagtaacctacagtagtatgggagagtaacctacagtagcatgggagagtaacctacagtagcatgggatagtaacatacagtatcatgggagagtaacctacagtagcatgggagagtaacctacagtatcatgggagagtaacctacagtagcatgggagagtaacctacagtagcatgggagagtaacctacagtatcaTGGGAGACTAACCTGGAGTATCATGGGAGAGTAACATACAGTAGCATGTGAGAGTAACCTACAgaggcatgggagagtaacctacagtagcatgggagagtaacccacagtagcatgggagagtaacctacagtagcatgggagagtaatctacagtagcatgggagagtaacccacagtagcatgggagagtaacataAAGTGGCATGGGATAGTAACCTAGAGtatcatgggagagtaacctggagtatcatgggagagtaacatacagtagcatgggagagaaacctacagtatcatgggagagtaacctggagtatcatgggagagtaacctacagtagcatgggagagaaacctacagtagcatgggagagtaacgtacagtagcatgggagagtaacctacagtagcatgggagagtaacctacagtagcatgggagagtaacatacagtagcttgggagagtaacctacagtagcatgggagagtaacctacagtatcatgggagagtaacctggagtatcatgggagagtaacctacagtagcatgggagagaaacctacagtagcatgggagagaaacctacagtagcatgagagagtaacctacagtagcatgggagagtaacatacagtatcatggGAGACTAACCTGGAGTATCATGGGAGAGTAacatacagtagcatgggagagtaacctacagtaccatgGGATAGTAACCTACAGTATTATGGGAGAGTAACCTGGAGtatcatgggagagtaacctacagtagaatgggagagtaacctacagtagcatgggatagtaacctacagtagcatgggagagtaacctacagtagcatgggagagtaacatacagtatcatggGAGACTAACCTGGAGTATCATGGGAGAGTAacatacagtagcatgggagagtaacctacagtagcatgggatagtaacctacagtagcattggagagtaacctacagtagcatgggagagtaacctacagtattaTGGGAGAGTGACCTACAGTATCATGGgagagtaacatacagtatcatgggagagtaacctactgtagcgtgggagagtaacctacagaagcatgggagagtaacctacagtagcatgggagagtaacctacagtagcatgggagagtaacccacagtagcatgggagagtaacctacagtagcatgggagagtaatctacagtagcatgggagagtaacccacagtagcatgggagagtaacataAAGTGGCATGGGATAGTAACCTAGAGtatcatgggagagtaacctggagtatcatgggagagtaacatacagtagcatgggagagtaacctacagtagcatgggagagtaacatacagtagcatgggagagtcacctacagtagcatgggagagtaacctacagtagtaTGGGAGAGTAACCTAGAGTAGCTTGGGAGAGTAacatacagtagcatgggagagtaacctacagtagtatgggagagtaacctacagtagctttGGAGAGTAATCTACAGTATCATGGGAGATTAACCTACAGTagctgtggtcccgtgtggctcagttggtagagcatggcgcttgcaacgccagggttgtgggttcaattcccacggggggaccaggatgaatatgtattaaCTTTCCaatatgtaagtcgctctggataagagcgtctgctaaatgacttaaatgtaatgtaaatgatcgATTAGCTGAGTTTGTCAGGTTTGCTGCCCTtgccatccccatccccaacccTCCCCTGCCTTTCCCCTCCCCAAACTCTTCCCATCCCCAGCTCTCCCAAACCCCAGCCCTCCCCAAGCTctacccaaccccaaccccagctctcCCAAACCCCAGCTCTCCCAAGCTCTATCCAACCCCAGCTCTTCCCAACCCCAGCTCTCCCGATCCCGATCTGAGCCCTCCCAAAGCCTGCCCTCCTCAAGCCCACCCCCCCAAGCTCTTCCCAGCACCCCCCAAGCTCTTCCCAACCCCAGCCCTCCCCAAGCTCTTCCTAACCCGCAGTCCTCCCCAATCACAGGAAACACTTTTCAGAGCAGTCAAACGTAACAAATTAAGAGTAAAACAAGAATTTTAGCGACGGAACTGTTAGAGGGAgtgaaagcaagagagagagagacacagagtggtCAGAGAGAACATTATTTTATAAATGTGGGTCATGCTTTTCTCTAAATTAACTGTTAACGATAGACTTAACACACCTGCCTTTCACAGATCCAACTATTTGTGTGGTTACATGGCACATCATTCCAAGCCAGTAATGGGTCTTGTTGAGTGTTGTCAACCAAAGCGCAGTCTTCTCCTTGCAAATCATTTGGCTCCCCTTTCTTCCAGTAACTTGTGTTCAGTGGTGTGCCATCCACCCATCTCCAGGTTCCCTCAACTTCTCTGTCAGTCAGACCAAACCAGGCTCTTCTATTGAATGCTTTGATTAAAGCCTGTTCCTCTCTGCTGTCGATGATCACCAGGTTTGCTCCTCTCGCCTGACAGTCCTTTCTGCTGTCTTCCCACGTTTTCTTATCAGGGGAGATGTAGTAACAACTGCAGCAAGACTTCTTCCAGTCTTGGGGACATGTGGCATATTT from Salvelinus fontinalis isolate EN_2023a chromosome 5, ASM2944872v1, whole genome shotgun sequence encodes:
- the LOC129855990 gene encoding CD209 antigen-like protein E — translated: MDIDDHIYANESHKKDGVGDQHSVWKRRFLAATVCLGLLCVLLLAGIIGLLLYQRNLLNNLTAERDQLQTSYNTLTKERDQLQTSNKYATCPQDWKKSCCSCYYISPDKKTWEDSRKDCQARGANLVIIDSREEQALIKAFNRRAWFGLTDREVEGTWRWVDGTPLNTSYWKKGEPNDLQGEDCALVDNTQQDPLLAWNDVPCNHTNSWICERQVC